The Thermomicrobiales bacterium genomic sequence GGGAGACGGGAACTACTAACGGCAGCCAACCCGCTTTATCTATGACACCCCCTCTCCCAACGTTGGGAGAGGGCGGGGGCCCTCTGGGCGGCGGGGTGAGGGCCGCTCTTCCCTACACCGCCACCGTCGTCTTCGCGACAGCCTTGTTGAGCGCGTAGTCGAGGTCGCTGATAATGTCCTCAATGTCTTCGGTGCCGATTGAGAGCCGCAGGAGGTCGGGGGTCACGCCGGCCGAGGCCTGCTGCTCGTCATTAAGCTGCTCGTGTGTGGTCGAGGCCGGGTGGATGATGAGCGAACGCGTGTCGCCGAGGTTGGCGAGATGCGACAGCAGCTTCACCGATGACACTGCCTGGACGCCCGCGTCGTAGCCACCCTTGAGGCCGAAGGTGAACACCGCGCCTGCACCCTTCGGGCAATATTTCTGCTGCAGCGCGTGGTACTTGTCGTCGGGCAGCCCGGCGTAGTTAACCCACGACACGTTGGGATGGGTCTTCAGCCACTGGGCGACCTTCAGGGCGTTGTCGCAATGGCGCTGCATGCGAAGGCTGAGCGTCTCCATGCCGGTGAGGATGAGGAAGGCGTTCATCGGCGCAATGGCGGGGCCGAGATCGCGCAAACCGAGAA encodes the following:
- a CDS encoding PLP-dependent transferase encodes the protein HGADIVVHSATKFIGGHGNSMGGVIVDAGNFDWTASGRYPLLSEPNESYHGLKLHETFGNIAFAIAARVLGLRDLGPAIAPMNAFLILTGMETLSLRMQRHCDNALKVAQWLKTHPNVSWVNYAGLPDDKYHALQQKYCPKGAGAVFTFGLKGGYDAGVQAVSSVKLLSHLANLGDTRSLIIHPASTTHEQLNDEQQASAGVTPDLLRLSIGTEDIEDIISDLDYALNKAVAKTTVAV